One region of Astyanax mexicanus isolate ESR-SI-001 chromosome 15, AstMex3_surface, whole genome shotgun sequence genomic DNA includes:
- the arhgap17a gene encoding rho GTPase-activating protein 17a isoform X1, which yields MKKQFNRMKQLANQTVGRAEKTEVLSDDLLQIERRMELVRVVSHNTHKRLVTCLQGHIGTDAEKRHKKLPLTALSQAMQDGGSQLGEESLIGKMMDLCGEAENKLASELMQHEMQIEKDILDPLNLLAEVEIPNILKQRRQLAKLVLDYDSARGRWLQATKSIISGTNTQALTAKADSLKEEMDEAMNKMELCKDQLSADMYNFFSKEGDYARYYVMLLEAQADYHRKSLSVLESVLPTVQAQQDSWTEKPAFGTGLDEHLKRSSREIALPIEACVMMLLETGMKEEGLFRIAAGASKLKKLKAALDCSTSQLEEFYSDPHAVAGALKSYLRELPEPLMTYQLYDEWIQASNVSDPDKRLQELWLVCDQLPKNNKANFRYLVKFLAKLAQDSETNKMTPSNIAIVLGPNLLWAKTEGTLAEMAAATSVHVVTIIEPIIQHADWFFPEDVEFNVSGMFSMPTPMMNHVNHLTVSDYDPGTVERKRPNSMVGPDADISKRDSSANKLMDHNPRRGSTLTRKQHASPAFQPPLPPVEAAGTAGGQPVAELLLQQPTPAGLGMEVCQPSLALGMAALAAAQQLLAQHTEEISSKSRESAVTPPAQRNGSGGSTQLSVVPPVAGSSGPSPHMARRGGKKPAPAPPKPPSGPLSTQTTPYPSSGTSQSLSPSPRPLSTPPPTSLSPTQVAVQTTTTPRRHSSNLPPIQAPSHPPPEPPTQVTPPLQPKVLEQMVGVEPTEDPSPPSTPTPPNTPPPMVISSESTSAPSQYHTGSLPRPRPVPKPRNRPTVPPPPQPQNPGNDTNGICSPAYKMLDAGMPFGRGFVRDLPSDHQTVTQLKDADLDSESTIL from the exons GGCGGAGAAAACAGAAGTCCTCAGTGATGACCTGTTACAG ATTGAGCGCCGTATGGAGCTGGTGCGAGTCGTTTCCCACAACACACATAAGAGACTGGTCACATGTCTGCAGGGGCACATCGGCACAGATGCTGAGAAGAGACAT AAAAAGCTTCCGCTAACAGCTTTGTCGCAGGCCATGCAAGATGGGGGAAGTCAGCTTGGGGAAGAGTCTCTAATtgg GAAAATGATGGACCTGTGCGGGGAAGCGGAGAACAAATTGGCATCAGAGCTGATGCAGCACGAAATGCAGATTGAGAAGGACATTTTAGACCCACTCAATCTGTTAGCTGAG GTGGAAATCCCCAACATATTAAAACAGAGGAGACAGCTGGCCAAACTGGTGCTGGACTATGATTCTGCTCGAGGAAG GTGGTTGCAGGCGACCAAGTCTATAATCTCGGGAACAAACACACAAGCACTGACAGCCAAGGCAGACTCGCTTAAAGAAGAGATGGATGAGGCAATGAACAAAATGGAACTGTGCAAG GATCAACTCTCTGCCGACATGTACAATTTCTTTTCAAAAGAAGGGGATTATGCCCGCTACTATGTAATG TTATTGGAGGCCCAAGCAGATTACCACAGAAAGTCTCTCAGCGTGCTAGAAAGTGTCCTGCCGACCGTTCAGGCACAGCAAG ACTCATGGACAGAGAAGCCAGCGTTTGGAACAGGTCTGGATGAACACCTGAAGCGCAGCAGCAGGGAGATAGCACTTCCCATAGAGGCCTGTGTAATGATGCTGCTGGAGACTGGCATGAAGGAAGAG GGTCTTTTCCGAATAGCTGCTGGAGCCTCCAAACTGAAGAAGCTGAAGGCAGCACTGGACTGCTCCACCTCTCAGCTAGAAGAGTTCTACTCTGACCCGCACGCTGTTGCTG GGGCTTTGAAGTCCTACCTAAGGGAACTACCGGAACCTCTTATGACCTATCAGCTGTATGATGAGTGGATTCAGGCATCCAA TGTGTCAGACCCAGATAAAAGGTTACAAGAATTGTGGTTGGTCTGTGATCAATTACCAAAGAACAACAAAGCCAACTTCAG ATATCTTGTTAAGTTCCTTGCTAAGCTAGCTCAAGACAGTGAGACAAACAAGATGACCCCCAGCAACATTGCTATTGTTTTAGGACCAAATCTGCTATGGGCCAAAACAGAGGG AACCTTAGCAGAGATGGCTGCTGCTACCTCTGTTCATGTGGTCACTATCATTGAACCCATCATTCAACATGCAGACTGGTTTTTCCCTGAAG aTGTGGAGTTCAATGTATCAGGCATGTTTTCAATGCCGACGCCCATGATGAACCATGTCAACCACCTGACCGTTTCTGATTATGACCCGGGCACAGTAGAGAGGAAGAGGCCTAATAGTATGGTGGGACCAGATGCTGACATATCTAAACGAGACAG CTCTGCTAACAAATTAATGGACCACAATCCACGTAGAGGCAGTACATTAACTAGAAAGCAGCACGCTTCGCCTGCATTCCAGCCGCCACTGCCCCCGGTGGAGGCTGCAGGCACTGCAGGAGGCCAGCCTGTTGCTGAACTCCTGCTGCAGCAGCCTACACCGGCAGGCCTGGGCATGGAGGTTTGCCAGCCTAGCTTGGCGCTGGGGATGGCTGCcttagcagcagcacagcagcttCTAGCTCAACACACTGAGGAAATCAG TTCAAAGTCACGTGAATCGGCGGTCACGCCTCCAGCTCAGAGAAATGGTAGCGGAGGCTCAACACAGCTGAGTGTAGTGCCCCCGGTGGCAGGATCATCGGGGCCCAGCCCCCACATGGCACGAAGAG GTGGCAAGAAGCCAGCTCCTGCTCCACCTAAACCACCTTCAGGTCCACTAAGCACCCAGACAACTCCATATCCTTCCTCTGGAACCTCTCAGTCCCTTTCTCCATCTCCTAGACCTCTCTCTACTCCTCCTCCAACCAGTCTGAGTCCCACTCAAGTAGCAGTCCAAACCACGACAACTCCTCGCCGCCACTCAAGCAATCTGCCTCCCATCCAAGCACCCAGTCATCCGCCCCCTGAGCCCCCTACCCAGGTCACTCCACCTCTCCAGCCCAAAGTCCTAGAGCAAATGGTGGGAGTAGAGCCAACAGAAGACCCCTCGCCACCCAGCACTCCGACTCCCCCAAACACGCCTCCACCAATGGTCATTTCTTCTGAAAGCACCAGCGCTCCCTCCCAGTATCACACTGGCTCTCTGCCGCGACCTCGACCTGTGCCTAAACCACGCAACAGACCCACCGTTCCCCCTCCACCACAGCCTCAGAACCCTGGAAATGACACCAATGGAATCTGCAGCCCTGCCTACAAAATGTTGG ATGCCGGGATGCCGTTTGGTCGAGGATTTGTTCGAGACCTTCCCTCTGACCACCAGACAGTCACCCAGCTAAAGGATGCTGACCTGGACTCAGAAAGCACCATCCTGTAA
- the arhgap17a gene encoding rho GTPase-activating protein 17a isoform X2 has protein sequence MKKQFNRMKQLANQTVGRAEKTEVLSDDLLQIERRMELVRVVSHNTHKRLVTCLQGHIGTDAEKRHKKLPLTALSQAMQDGGSQLGEESLIGKMMDLCGEAENKLASELMQHEMQIEKDILDPLNLLAEVEIPNILKQRRQLAKLVLDYDSARGRWLQATKSIISGTNTQALTAKADSLKEEMDEAMNKMELCKDQLSADMYNFFSKEGDYARYYVMLLEAQADYHRKSLSVLESVLPTVQAQQDSWTEKPAFGTGLDEHLKRSSREIALPIEACVMMLLETGMKEEGLFRIAAGASKLKKLKAALDCSTSQLEEFYSDPHAVAGALKSYLRELPEPLMTYQLYDEWIQASNVSDPDKRLQELWLVCDQLPKNNKANFRYLVKFLAKLAQDSETNKMTPSNIAIVLGPNLLWAKTEGTLAEMAAATSVHVVTIIEPIIQHADWFFPEDVEFNVSGMFSMPTPMMNHVNHLTVSDYDPGTVERKRPNSMVGPDADISKRDSSKSRESAVTPPAQRNGSGGSTQLSVVPPVAGSSGPSPHMARRGGKKPAPAPPKPPSGPLSTQTTPYPSSGTSQSLSPSPRPLSTPPPTSLSPTQVAVQTTTTPRRHSSNLPPIQAPSHPPPEPPTQVTPPLQPKVLEQMVGVEPTEDPSPPSTPTPPNTPPPMVISSESTSAPSQYHTGSLPRPRPVPKPRNRPTVPPPPQPQNPGNDTNGICSPAYKMLDAGMPFGRGFVRDLPSDHQTVTQLKDADLDSESTIL, from the exons GGCGGAGAAAACAGAAGTCCTCAGTGATGACCTGTTACAG ATTGAGCGCCGTATGGAGCTGGTGCGAGTCGTTTCCCACAACACACATAAGAGACTGGTCACATGTCTGCAGGGGCACATCGGCACAGATGCTGAGAAGAGACAT AAAAAGCTTCCGCTAACAGCTTTGTCGCAGGCCATGCAAGATGGGGGAAGTCAGCTTGGGGAAGAGTCTCTAATtgg GAAAATGATGGACCTGTGCGGGGAAGCGGAGAACAAATTGGCATCAGAGCTGATGCAGCACGAAATGCAGATTGAGAAGGACATTTTAGACCCACTCAATCTGTTAGCTGAG GTGGAAATCCCCAACATATTAAAACAGAGGAGACAGCTGGCCAAACTGGTGCTGGACTATGATTCTGCTCGAGGAAG GTGGTTGCAGGCGACCAAGTCTATAATCTCGGGAACAAACACACAAGCACTGACAGCCAAGGCAGACTCGCTTAAAGAAGAGATGGATGAGGCAATGAACAAAATGGAACTGTGCAAG GATCAACTCTCTGCCGACATGTACAATTTCTTTTCAAAAGAAGGGGATTATGCCCGCTACTATGTAATG TTATTGGAGGCCCAAGCAGATTACCACAGAAAGTCTCTCAGCGTGCTAGAAAGTGTCCTGCCGACCGTTCAGGCACAGCAAG ACTCATGGACAGAGAAGCCAGCGTTTGGAACAGGTCTGGATGAACACCTGAAGCGCAGCAGCAGGGAGATAGCACTTCCCATAGAGGCCTGTGTAATGATGCTGCTGGAGACTGGCATGAAGGAAGAG GGTCTTTTCCGAATAGCTGCTGGAGCCTCCAAACTGAAGAAGCTGAAGGCAGCACTGGACTGCTCCACCTCTCAGCTAGAAGAGTTCTACTCTGACCCGCACGCTGTTGCTG GGGCTTTGAAGTCCTACCTAAGGGAACTACCGGAACCTCTTATGACCTATCAGCTGTATGATGAGTGGATTCAGGCATCCAA TGTGTCAGACCCAGATAAAAGGTTACAAGAATTGTGGTTGGTCTGTGATCAATTACCAAAGAACAACAAAGCCAACTTCAG ATATCTTGTTAAGTTCCTTGCTAAGCTAGCTCAAGACAGTGAGACAAACAAGATGACCCCCAGCAACATTGCTATTGTTTTAGGACCAAATCTGCTATGGGCCAAAACAGAGGG AACCTTAGCAGAGATGGCTGCTGCTACCTCTGTTCATGTGGTCACTATCATTGAACCCATCATTCAACATGCAGACTGGTTTTTCCCTGAAG aTGTGGAGTTCAATGTATCAGGCATGTTTTCAATGCCGACGCCCATGATGAACCATGTCAACCACCTGACCGTTTCTGATTATGACCCGGGCACAGTAGAGAGGAAGAGGCCTAATAGTATGGTGGGACCAGATGCTGACATATCTAAACGAGACAG TTCAAAGTCACGTGAATCGGCGGTCACGCCTCCAGCTCAGAGAAATGGTAGCGGAGGCTCAACACAGCTGAGTGTAGTGCCCCCGGTGGCAGGATCATCGGGGCCCAGCCCCCACATGGCACGAAGAG GTGGCAAGAAGCCAGCTCCTGCTCCACCTAAACCACCTTCAGGTCCACTAAGCACCCAGACAACTCCATATCCTTCCTCTGGAACCTCTCAGTCCCTTTCTCCATCTCCTAGACCTCTCTCTACTCCTCCTCCAACCAGTCTGAGTCCCACTCAAGTAGCAGTCCAAACCACGACAACTCCTCGCCGCCACTCAAGCAATCTGCCTCCCATCCAAGCACCCAGTCATCCGCCCCCTGAGCCCCCTACCCAGGTCACTCCACCTCTCCAGCCCAAAGTCCTAGAGCAAATGGTGGGAGTAGAGCCAACAGAAGACCCCTCGCCACCCAGCACTCCGACTCCCCCAAACACGCCTCCACCAATGGTCATTTCTTCTGAAAGCACCAGCGCTCCCTCCCAGTATCACACTGGCTCTCTGCCGCGACCTCGACCTGTGCCTAAACCACGCAACAGACCCACCGTTCCCCCTCCACCACAGCCTCAGAACCCTGGAAATGACACCAATGGAATCTGCAGCCCTGCCTACAAAATGTTGG ATGCCGGGATGCCGTTTGGTCGAGGATTTGTTCGAGACCTTCCCTCTGACCACCAGACAGTCACCCAGCTAAAGGATGCTGACCTGGACTCAGAAAGCACCATCCTGTAA